The genomic DNA ggttttttttggctgatGTTCAATAAGCAGCCAACACCTGGAAACATTTTCAGGTGACTACGCCTTTTATTGCACCCACCCCATACACCTGTACTTATAAATGATAAAGAAACTCCTGTTCACTCACACAGCCGTGGACTAATCCAGCTCATGTAAGTACACTATGATCATCTCTTAAATAATGAATGTTTGCATGAGGCTTTTGGATTCAATTTGTCAAAggaagttaaatattttcaggtgttttttttttggattggaCATTTTGCCTCCAGAGGCTGTGAGATATTCATATTTGTTGAATATGTTTAACTGAATTTGGACAACTGTGAAGAAGAAATAAGAACAACCAAAAATAGCTAATTCTTGTTAAATTTGAATTCAGAAGTATTTCTTTAATCACTTACAGAGGAAAGAATCAAACAAATATCAACCACTGTTCTAGTTTAATCGGAAACTAAAATGATTTAGAGGATCAAAAATCCTCTAAATGCTTAAAACAAGCAAAGAAGGTGACGTACAGATATAAAAGTTTAACGTGTGAAAACGATACCTGTCCAACAGGTTCAACTGAAATGTAATTGAGTACCtccctgttttcttttatttagtgAACTATCAACAAAGAGTCGTCTGCAGAAATAGAAATCAGCAGACATGTTCCCAAACAATCCAGGTAAGAGACAAAGTTTATCTTAGGCCCGTCTGTTCCTTCATGGGCACAACGTGTGTCTGTAAGAGTTAAAGTTCTTTCTGATTCCTGCTCCAACAGGTCACCTCTCTGGTTTTAACATTTCGGACCTGGAGGATCTTGCGGGTCAGGACGGGGGCTGCAAGCCTGAAGGTGGGTATGGAAGAGATGGTGGCCATAAGGAAGGTAAACCTGATAAAGATGATCTCCATGGTGGACGCCAGCATGGAGATGATCGCCACGGAGATGATCGCCACGGAGATGATCGCTGCAGAGATGATAAGAAGGACAGATATGGGGAATCCAGCCCTGACCGCCATGGAGGGGATGACAAAGACCGCCAAAGGAGACGCAGCCGTGACCGTGATCGTGGCAAGGACAGACACAGTCCTGACCGCCATGGAGACCATGACCATGATCATAGCCCTCGTCGTCATGGAAGCCGTGATCGTGGCAAAGACAGACACAGTCCTGACCGCCATGGAGGGGATGACAAAGACCGCCAAAGAAGATGCAGCCCCGACCGTGATCGTGGCAAAGACAGACGCAGTCCTGACCGCCATGGAGACCATGACCATGATCATAGCCCTCGTCGTCACGGAAGCCGTGATCGTGTTGGTAGTAGTGGGAGTGGCTCTGGCAGTAGCAGCGAGGATGATGGTCATGGTGGTCGTCGTAAGAAGCATGgacgaaaacacagacatggCAACAAGCATAAGCACGGACATGAAGGTCGTGGTCGTGGTTGTGGTCATGGAAGAGGACGCTGGTAGAAAGGTAAATacagatttttctctttcagctttTTACTCTTAGTGACGGTGAAATTCTGGATTCTTGTGAACTCATCAGGAGCGACACTTGAATCTGCTGACAGGTTGAATGTGATCAAACCACGCTCAcacatgtctgacatttttactctttggagggggcggggcttttATGTTATCCGGACACTTTTGAGAAGCTTAAATAtgatttgaattttaaatgtgattttactGTTTTGTCTTCCAGGCAACAAACACACTGGATACCATACCTGCCCTTCATTCATTCACAGATTCAGTTCATGATCGCAAATTACCACGTACTCAGAAATGTTCAGTTGTAAGTGCAgtatctgtattttcttttcccaGTGGAGCAATGAATAATATTTTTCATTGTGAAGGAGGCTGACATAGTGCCTGCTTCTTCTACAAGTCAAGCTACTCGAGAACATGAATTAGacaaatgtgttttct from Labrus mixtus chromosome 24, fLabMix1.1, whole genome shotgun sequence includes the following:
- the LOC132959549 gene encoding uncharacterized protein LOC132959549, yielding MEEMVAIRKVNLIKMISMVDASMEMIATEMIATEMIAAEMIRRTDMGNPALTAMEGMTKTAKGDAAVTVIVARTDTVLTAMETMTMIIALVVMEAVIVAKTDTVLTAMEGMTKTAKEDAAPTVIVAKTDAVLTAMETMTMIIALVVTEAVIVLVVVGVALAVAARMMVMVVVVRSMDENTDMATSISTDMKVVVVVVVMEEDAGRKATNTLDTIPALHSFTDSVHDRKLPRTQKCSVVSAVSVFSFPSGAMNNIFHCEGG